The genomic stretch ACATAGATTGCTACGAAATATACATTATGTCATCTCTACTTAGGTGTTGGGTGacgaggggagagagagggagagttttGATTTTGGACGATCTTGGTCATTTAATATGTCATCATTGACGTGACATCATTTAGGTGATCATATCGGACATTAACGTGGACAGTTAAGGCTATTTTTCAGGGTTGGTGTCCAATTTGGCATTCGCCGTCTACAATTTTAACGGATTTGAAAAGTTGAGATGTTTGATTGAATTAACTTTTAATATCTCAAATCTTGGAATACAGTCCCTCTTCAGACATTCATGTCTCAAAACTGGGAAAATTATACGGAGAGCCCATATAAAAATCCACATCAATCTCACATTCTTTCTTTAGGCAACAGAATCCAGGAATTGCTTTACTTTTGCATGATTCCTCACTCAACCTCTTGGACTTTTATCAATGATTGCGTGAACCGGAGCAACATGCCTTTCCATTCGGGGATCATTCCAAAAGCAAGAGATCTCACGTGGATCAGATCAGATCAGATCAGATCAGATGCTTCGTTAGTTGCCTCTGCTCTTTTGGCCATCTCAAGGACAAATGGAACCTTCTTTCTCAGTCCCATCCATCTCAGGATTTCTCAATAAATAGACTTTCCATCCTTGGATTCTCCATCTTCATCAACACAAGGGAACGCAAAACAGGATTGAATGAAAGACCAATGAAGATTGACAGAGAGATATCTCACCCTGCCCACTCCCTACCCCACCACAAGCTCAAGCTGGAATACTCGGAGGTCCCGTTCGACTGCCACGGCTGCAAAGAAGCCGGGATCGGGCTCCGGTACAAGTGCCCATTGTGCAAGTATGAGCTCCACAAGGCGTGCGGCGCCGCGCTGCCGACCGTGACGCACCCCTTCTACAAGAGATGCACGTTTAGTTTCTGCTACCAGCCCCCCGATCGCAACTTGAGAGTGTGCGATGCGTGCGGGACGGACATCCTAGGATTCGTGTACCACTGCCAGTGCCGCGATTTAGATCTCCACCCTTGTTGCGTGAATCTCCCTCAAGTCCTGGACGACGGGAACAATGTCCTCTACCTGTCTAGGAGCATCTCTGGCCCGTGCCTTCATTGCGGAGGCAAGGGCTCTGGGCCAGGCTGGGCTTACAAGTCACAGTCGAAGGCGTATAATCTGCACGTATCGTGCGTCAAGAAGTTGCTCATCGAGAGCTGGTTGGCTTCCTACTTCAACGTGGACAAGAACAAGGTACGAGAGCTGCACACCAAGATCCCGAGGCTCAGTGGCGCATCGATGAGTAATTCGAGGGCGAAAAGTGATAATATGAAGAAGTTTCTTCAAGTGGCTGGCGGAGCCGTCCAGCTTGTTGTCTCGGCCATCCTGGGCGATCCAACCGCCATAATAGCCGGTGTCCTGAGAGGATTCATATCGAGTTAGCAAAGTAGGAGAATGTGAATAATATGAGTAATAAGCCATgtggaaaaaacaaacaaatagaaTGTGATGACCGCATCAGATGGCCAATTCCTCCTGGTTTTTTTGGGTCTTAATTGTCTAGTAAGACGACTTTGTAAGAACTGTTAGAGCTCGGGGCCTACTGTTGTCGCCCCTTATTTTGTATAACGATGTTTTCAGCTGTAAGTTCCTAGTTGGACGTCATGCCCTGAGGTTAAatttgagaggaaaaaaaaaaaaaacttcatttcTGCAATCTCAGGAGACTAATATGTGCACTTAATACAGCGA from Rhodamnia argentea isolate NSW1041297 chromosome 2, ASM2092103v1, whole genome shotgun sequence encodes the following:
- the LOC115737442 gene encoding uncharacterized protein LOC115737442, yielding MKIDREISHPAHSLPHHKLKLEYSEVPFDCHGCKEAGIGLRYKCPLCKYELHKACGAALPTVTHPFYKRCTFSFCYQPPDRNLRVCDACGTDILGFVYHCQCRDLDLHPCCVNLPQVLDDGNNVLYLSRSISGPCLHCGGKGSGPGWAYKSQSKAYNLHVSCVKKLLIESWLASYFNVDKNKVRELHTKIPRLSGASMSNSRAKSDNMKKFLQVAGGAVQLVVSAILGDPTAIIAGVLRGFISS